The Opisthocomus hoazin isolate bOpiHoa1 chromosome W, bOpiHoa1.hap1, whole genome shotgun sequence genome includes a region encoding these proteins:
- the LOC142365639 gene encoding uncharacterized protein LOC142365639, whose amino-acid sequence MDNQAFEMHGESIQSSSKGKEWLKKEERKGNWSLMKVFLVCLLACVITTAVGVLVLSLVYVQNTAFMRAVGVEDNGASSPKPDEKSVDVKFQFLNHLGNSKVYNYPGGEIQWARFRNDVNEYQTDEEMVFGKSINNHRSKMTFGTLRIKSKGLRAPHWHFNANEHGYLLQGTAWIGVIGADDSVVTTYNVTAGQVIFFPRNTVHWIKNVGSEDCVFLLFFTTHEELQTLDVDDAFFSTPEDIAARALKPQGGVNFIRTFKKQAEDQAVNLPPNLDELVQNATYVQSPDSLVWQYFYNLKGSAEYPFPGGIFQWARYRINGTGLNETEKIFSESLNKHENTLTLATLRIFSNGLGQPHFHFNANEMGYVISGCGQVGVILSGVTANFNIGIGDVIFFPVGTQHYIKSVCDEDLLLILAYSTGDQLETLRMNDYFHATADHILAQLFLKEQAEFKKFPKPAKK is encoded by the exons ATGGATAACCAGGCATTTGAAATGCATGGAGAGAGCATACAAAgttcttcaaaaggaaaagagTGGCTGAAGAAAGAG GAGAGAAAAGGCAACTGGTCCCTAATGAAAGTCTTTCTAGTTTGCCTGTTGGCCTGTGTTATCACCACCGCAGTAGGAGTGCTGGTCCTGTCCTTGGTCTATGTACAGAACACGGCCTTTATGAGAGCGGTGGGTGTTGAAGACAACGGTGCATCTTCCCCGAAACCAGATGAAAAAAGTGTGGATGTCAAATTCCAGTTCCTGAATCATCTGGGAAACTCAAAG GTATATAACTACCCAGGTGGTGAAATTCAGTGGGCAAGATTCAGGAATGATGTAAACGAATATCAAACTGATGAAGAAATGGTATTTGGAAAAAGTATCAATAACCATCGCTCCAAAATGACTTTTGGAACCTTACGGATCAAGAGCAAAGGGCTTCGGGCTCCCCACTGGCATTTTAATGCCAATGAACATGGCTACCTGCTACAG GGTACTGCCTGGATTGGAGTAATTGGTGCAGATGACAGTGTGGTCACCACATACAACGTCACAGCTGGTCAAGTGATCTTCTTCCCTAGAAACACCGTGCATTGGATAAAGAACGTCGGATCAGAAGACTGTGTGTTCTTGCTGTTTTTTACGACACATGAAGAACTTCAGACCTTGGATGTAGATGACGCCTTTTTCTCTACCCCAGAGGATATAGCAGCCAGAGCATTAAAG CCACAAGGTGGAGTCAACTTCATCAGGACATTCAAGAAACAAGCGGAAGATCAAGCAGTTAACCTCCCGCCCAACTTAGATGAGCTTGTACAAAATGCCACCTACGTGCAGTCTCCGGACAGCCTTGTATGGCAGTACTTCTACAATCTCAAAG GGTCGGCCGAATATCCTTTTCCCGGAGGAATCTTCCAGTGGGCTCGCTACCGCATAAATGGCACTGGactaaatgaaacagaaaaaatttttAGTGAGTCACTGAACAAG cATGAAAATACGCTTACCTTAGCAACCCTCCGGATATTCAGCAATGGACTGGGGCAGCCGCATTTCCACTTCAACGCTAACGAGATGGGTTATGTCATTAGTGGCTGTGGACAG GTCGGGGTCATTCTCTCTGGAGTCACTGCCAACTTCAACATCGGCATTGGAGACGTCATATTTTTCCCTGTCGGAACCCAACATTACATCAAGAGCGTGTGTGACGAGGATTTGTTGTTGATTCTGGCCTACAGTACAGGAGACCAG
- the LOC142365586 gene encoding lung adenoma susceptibility protein 2-like, whose translation MTSSIKESSITSPDSTISSLLTSYSVDSNNPYSDSLIHYKDKLYSSASEALEAYIEDFDLSLTSSETSTGKICIFQSTPKQVRFSKRLAREKHGMSSANMPFALDDFDQHVGSGSLASPSRRQTECDLDLMSLATDDLLAFPADGSLPVVQHSPFKSRHRSTEWSRQPLKTSFCPYQTSSLTTENGFSLQENGKAVAHQHPDKDFRRKKHNVSTPDKYDSVSSKGSLRPLSFEENSNAFKNYPRWITSQKSDLSVSGIRSIPNFHYPVWLKSYNLFSDPTKESDGQNFNTQGKASSSQNSEILEKRHFVDKDSSNFFEQSGCLDLREAQLELLMWKADRGLESSPEGLSNNLENDGSPSTTDILGAERSWENAPGAFKPPVPVCCEDMENALPFPKADIIHKFLEDCLSDKNKENMFSGGHHHRPLEALKQTLFKLQAIQGSLSQNETAEHQQELEKLSEKAEAELKLSDSEIIPLTNSIQKALHHLSRLKSLVEDNSNEQEQTNNHEEDRQGKKCHL comes from the exons ATGACAAGCTCAATAAAAGAAAGCAGTATCACCTCTCCTGACTCGACAATATCTTCTCTTCTAACAAGTTATAGCGTTGACAGCAATAATCCATACTCAGACAGTTTGATTCACTACAAGGACAAGCTTTACAGCTCTGCATCTGAAGCTCTGGAGGCTTATATTGAAGATTTTGATCTAAGTCTGACATCTTCAGAAACAAGCACTGGAAAAATCTGCATATTTCAAAGCACTCCCAAACAAGTGAGGTTTTCAAAGCGCCTTGCCAGAGAAAAACATGGTATGTCTTCTGCAAATATGCCTTTTG CACTGGATGATTTTGATCAGCACGTAGGATCGGGTTCTCTTGCTTCACCCTCCAGAAGGCAGACGGAGTGTGACCTAGACTTGATGAGTCTTGCGACGGATGATCTGTTAGCATTTCCAGCAGATGGATCGCTGCCCGTTGTCCAGCATAGTCCTTTTAAATCAAGGCATCGAAGTACTGAGTGGAGCAGACAGCCACTTAAAACATCTTTCTGCCCTTACCAAACCTCATCGCTCACAACTGAAAACGGTTTCAGTCTCCAGGAgaatgggaaagctgttgctcaccagCATCCAGACAAAGACTTCCGCAGAAAGAAACACAATGTGTCTACGCCTGATAAGTACGATTCTGTCTCCTCTAAAGGAAGTTTGAGACCCTTGTCTTTTGAAGAGAACTCTAACGCTTTCAAGAATTATCCAAGGTGGATTACCAGTCAGAAGTCTGACTTAAGTGTATCGGGGATAAGGAGTATTCCCAATTTTCACTACCCAGTCTGGCTCAAGAGTTACAACCTTTTTTCTGATCCAACTAAAGAAAGTGATGGTCAAAATTTTAATACACAAGGCAAAGCTTCCTCCTCACAGAATTCTGAGATCCTGGAAAAAAGACACTTTGTAGATAAAGACAGTTCTAATTTTTTTGAACAAAGTGGTTGCCTGGATCTGAGAG AAGCCCAGCTTGAGCTACTTATGTGGAAGGCTGACAGAGGTCTGGAGAGTTCACCTGAAGGTTTGTCAAATAATCTGGAAAATGATGGCAGTCCTTCCACAACAGATATACTCGGAGCAGAAAGATCGTGGGAGAATGCTCCAGGTGCTTT CAAACCACCAGTGCCTGTGTGCTGTGAGGACATGGAGAATGCTCTACCGTTCCCCAAGGCAGATATCATACATAAATTCTTGGAAGACTGTTTAAGTGACAAAAATAAG gaaaatatgttttctggaggtcatcatcacaGGCCCCTGGAGGCTTTGAAGCAAACGTTGTTTAAACTTCAAGCAATTCAGGGAAGTTTAAGCCAGAATGAAACTGCTGAGCACCAGCAAGAGCTTGAAAAA ctttctgaaaaagcagaggCTGAACTAAAACTGAGTGACAGTGAGATAATCCCTCTTACTAATTCTATTCAGAA AGCCTTACACCATTTGTCACGTCTGAAAAGTCTTGTTGAAGATAACAGTAACGAACAAGAGCAGACCAATAATCACGAAGAAGATAGACAAGGAAAAAAGTGTCATCTGTGA